Genomic window (Lycium barbarum isolate Lr01 chromosome 2, ASM1917538v2, whole genome shotgun sequence):
gtttggaaagaaaaaaaagagttttgACTCCGTTTGACCAACTAAATTGTTATGCGCTAATTAGATTAAATTTTTTGAACGTTGAGGaattaaaaattgaataaagaaaaatgaaaaaaggggTTTCAACGATTTAAGGCGTACATGGGCTGAGTCACTCGGATTTTGATCAGGTCTCGACCCAACTTAAGAGGGAATaggttttttaaaataaaatttacataaatagctaccttttagtaGCTTGTAACAAGAAATAACTATAAAATTGTTATTTACTAAGCGTAGCTAGTTTTTCACATAAAACGCGTGTATttcatttttttgaaatatagtgaaatacaggAAACGCACGACACTGGTGAGTAAAATTAGGCCGTATTTatggaaaagattttttttttttttaaattcaaggATTCAGTTTAAATCTTCCCATTAATCACGCGTAACGAATGTTCTTCCATAACAGCTTACGTATCTCTCTccacttttatcacaatcaaaactttttgaattcaaaaaataCTAAAGATCTAAAAACTTCCAACTACAGAAGAATCTCTTTGAGATCTGTTTTCTACATTCGAATTCTTCAAAAGCAAGTTGAAATACACTCAATAAGATACGAACGAGTGTATATATGGAATTTTAGTGAAGATCAGATTTGTATTTCAGATTCTACAAAAGGtatgtttcaaattttcaatgGTTTGTGTGAGATTGTTTTTTGATTCAATTTTATGTGATTGGAACGATGTTTTTTTTTCCAATGCAGTCACTGTTTTTCTAGTTTTGTTGAATTATCAAAACGAAACATGTCAAGCATAACAACAGTGATCAGACACTCCAGTTTTTGGAATGAACAGAATTGCTTTGTTAATTACAAAGTAGACGCAGTTGTCTTCAAAGATTATTGTTCATACGGTGATTTTTGGTTGAAACTATAGCAATTCAGTTAGGTGTTGATATTAGCAGGAAAACGATATCAATAAAATATGTTGTTGAAGGAGACAATATGCCAATGGAAATACGCAACAATATGGGAGTAAGGGTGTATGTTGAGCTTCAGAGAGAAAACAAGGGATTCGAAGCATATCCGTTGTGCGTTAGCATAACTGATAATGATCTTGAGAATTTTGTGTCCGGCGAATCTGCAGTTGGAGACGATATGTTTCAACTTGAATTTAATGATTATATGCATGCTATGGCCATAGTTGATTCAAATGATTTGGATGTGTCGGATTGTGCTAAGGCTGTTGTTTTATTTGAAAACAACGATAACTTGATAATTTCGAACAAGGAACATAAGGATGTTTTTGTTGATCAAATCTACAAAGATAAGGACACTCTGAAGAATGTTATGGCGAATTATGCAATTCGCAAAAGATTCAATTTCAGGACAGAGATGTCGAATGCCATAAGATATGTTAGTCAAAAAAACtatgaaatacattgaaatatactatgaaatacattgaaatattgTGACATAAACTGTTGTAGTGACATTATATTTCAGTTGGATTTAattaaatacattgaaatacgcGCTGTTTGTATTATTTAATTCCATTATGTAACCATTTCAGTATATAAAGGCAATGTATTTAGGATCGtgtatgtgtttgaaacttcaatCTAACTGTTCTTTTTTTGTATTGGTTTATGTAGTTACACTCTGGTATGTTGTTCAACTGATTGTCATTGGAAATTCAGAGCTTCAAGTATTGCGAACTCTGAAATGTTCAGAGTGAGATCTTTTCATGACGAACTTACGTGTCCATTGAAGGACAAAGTGTATTCCCAAAGGCAAGCAACAAGTTGGTTGATTGGGGCGTCAGTTGCTAAGCCAAAAATAGTAAATCACAAGAGGAAATATACACCTGGTGATATAGTAGACGACGTAAAAAATGAGTATGGCGTTGATGTTTCTTATATAATGGCCTGGAGGGCTAGAGAAAAGGCAATGAATGAATTAAGAGGGGAACCAATAGAATCATACAAGAAGTTACCTGGATATGTGTACATATTGGATAAAACATACCCTGGATCACATGTGAGAATGCACAAATCACAACAAAATGAGTTTTTGTATTTGTTTATAGCACTTAAAGCGTTCATAAAAGGCttcgagtgttgtagaccaatagttgtaGTAGATGGTTCCCACCTTAAAACTACATATAATGGTACTTTTGTATCAGCCAGCACGTTGGATGGTGCAGGTAGGTGCCAACATgtttaaatacatttttttctGCTTTTggtatatttcgttgtatttcattCTAGTTCCAGTGTATTTCCAATATGATTTATGTTATAT
Coding sequences:
- the LOC132628787 gene encoding uncharacterized protein LOC132628787 — its product is MPMEIRNNMGVRVYVELQRENKGFEAYPLCVSITDNDLENFVSGESAVGDDMFQLEFNDYMHAMAIVDSNDLDVSDCAKAVVLFENNDNLIISNKEHKDVFVDQIYKDKDTLKNVMANYAIRKRFNFRTEIYTLVCCSTDCHWKFRASSIANSEMFRVRSFHDELTCPLKDKVYSQRQATSWLIGASVAKPKIVNHKRKYTPGDIVDDVKNEYGVDVSYIMAWRAREKAMNELRGEPIESYKKLPGYVYILDKTYPGSHVRMHKSQQNEFLYLFIALKAFIKGFECCRPIVVVDGSHLKTTYNGTFVSASTLDGADSENDKSWTWFFEQFKQAYGNRDNMCVASDRHESIIKTVSRVYPIVPYLACIWHLWKNVTTKYKSNGEVLSPVFYALAKGYTQAEFDKLMEKIEKVDFRVKEYLEDAGREKWARLYSPVNRGWTMTLNIAECINEKLVAARELPVFDFLEEVEPSTEYVYTVNDEARRFITDLKKKTCSCRMFQMDEIPCPHAWDVLKSKSLMPDEYCSDLFKPKTVIKTYDVPVDPLPDESEWNIPKHICDEFVLPPRYKRPPGRPKKKRDKSLMETMIGKRRNACITCGRLGNNRRSCSNEPRKK